A section of the Carya illinoinensis cultivar Pawnee chromosome 12, C.illinoinensisPawnee_v1, whole genome shotgun sequence genome encodes:
- the LOC122289870 gene encoding membrane-anchored ubiquitin-fold protein 3-like, producing the protein MPVEDLLDIKFRLFDGSDLGPFRYSSASTVDMLKQRVVSDWPRGKTIVPKAANEVKLISSGKILENNKTVGQCRMPFGDSGGGVVIMHVVVQPSLSKTKTEKKIDDSPRKIVCSCSIL; encoded by the exons ATGCCGGTGGAGGACCTGCTCGACATCAAGTTCAGGCTCTTCGATGGCTCCGATTTGGGCCCTTTTCGATACTCCTCGGCCTCCACCGTCGATATGCTTAAGCAGAGGGTCGTCTCTGATTGGCCCAGAG GTAAAACAATCGTACCAAAGGCAGCGAATGAAGTGAAACTAATCAGTTCTGGTAAAATCTTGGAAAACAATAAGACCGTTGGTCAGtgtagaatgccttttggtgaCAGTGGCGGAGGTGTTGTAATAATGCATGTTGTCGTACAGCCATCTCTTTCAAAGACTAAAACAG aaaagaagattgatgattCACCTAGGAAAATTGTCTGCTCGTGTTCCATCTTGTGA